CTGCTAGCGGCGGTCCATGTTAGCGACTTGCCAACTCTAAGTACCTTATGATGAGGAGGCGTGCCATCGTGGCTTGGATTGGGGGCGTCAGCAATGGCGGCCATCACACAAAACCAAGGTTCCTTGGGAATACGGCGAGAGAGGAACAAGTCGGCACGCTGTTTGTTGATGATGCGTTTAACCGCCCATTCAAGATGGTCAATCAGTGAACCGCCAAGTTGGAGCAAAATACGTAGCCGCATCTGCGGCAACCTAATCCCATTTGATGCTACCTCTAAGGGCGCATCTACCCATTCATCGGCGCATTGAATGCGATAGCTAACACCCGCTTGAATGTAAACGCCGGTCCAGTTCCAGGCTTCATTGGCCGAAATAGTTAGACTTACGCCGCTGGTACAAACACCGCATTCGGGGCGGTAAATAGGATGTAGGTCGGCATTCTGACGCTGTCTCACCGAGTCATGAACGGTTACTTCATCGGCAAGATTGGGAATGCTGCGTGGATGGGGTAACAGAAAGCGCATGATGCCTTGGTAGGTGTTATGGATAGGCGCTTCGGGGTTCGGTGCTAATATCGCGGTAACGTCATGGCTGAAACTTAAAGCGGGAACCTCCCCATTTAGGTGGGGGCTGCAAGCCTCGTCAATCATCCATGCCAAGCTAATGTCGGCGCTCCCGCGTTCGGCATAGCCGCCACCCACATCCCCATGTGCGCCCGCAAACCAAACCTGTTTCACGGACGGATGATGTTTATTACTCCAAAGGGTAGGAAAGAAACTAGAGCGTTGTTCGTCGATGGCAAGGGCGTGCCTGCCATTCAGTACGGCTGGACTGAGTTCAACATCGTGGAAGCGATAACGCCTCGGGGCATCAAAAAGATCGAAGAGAACTAGGTCATCGGGAATGCCTAAAGCGCCTACAGTGTCCCAAACGCCTACAAAACCAATAGCGGTAGAGTGAGGGTGAAAATCCATCGGCCTCGGCAGTTGGTAGTCCTCAAGTCCGTACTGATAGCCCTTGCGATAGAGCGTTTTCACGGCTTTTGAAAGTGCCTTGGCCGAGTCAAACCGATTACATAATATCCCATAGCGGTTGATGAGTCCGGCCAAACTTCGAGCACAAAAGGCACCGCGGCTGAACCCGATGAGATAGATGATGTCGCCCGGTTGGTATTCGGTGACTAACCACTGGTAGCAAGCCATGATTTGTTTACCCAAACCTCGGCCATACATGCCGCCAATATGCCGATCAAAAAAGCCACCCGTGCCCACGCCCGGCTGATAAAAGCACCGTTGGTTGGCTTGACCCTGATCTAGTAGGTTGTAGAAGCGGGCAACGTTGGTAGTTTCAAACTCATTACTACCTTTTTGGGTAGCATCGTTCCACGTGCCATCGCAGCAGACTACCAATTTCCTCATGGAAGACTCAATATGTTTGCCTATGCAACTATAGAATATGGATAAATTACACCTTGAGAGCAAGAGTTTTTTGGGCACAGAGCGCCCGAAAGGAGAAGTTCAGCTAAGTCCCGATGACTTCTGTTGGCCTCAACGCTGAATGAGCTGAAGCCGAAGCCTCATCTGCCGGACGCTAGAGAAATAACGCTAGGTCAATAAAATCAATGGCTCTAGGCAATGTGACACCTCACTGTCACAGCGAAATTGGCGCTGACAGTGAGGTGACAGCTATCTGTCAGCCTTGTGACAGGCATATTGGTGTCGTTTCGGACATGACAGCGTTATGTGAATCTGGCATCGTACTTTCATCAAGGAGAAAAACATGTCACAGGAAATAACCAATAAGCCATTATCAGTTTCAGTACTTAATGGCGTTACCGCACACTTTAATATTGATGGCCAAGAGCTGATTGTATGGGGCTCTAGCTGGACCGGTATGGAGAAAGTGTGGTTAGACGGAAAACTAGTTTCGAAAAAGCTGAGTTTGCGTTTTAAAACCGTGCACACCTTTTGCGTAGACGGCGTTGATTATGAGGTTGAGCTAGATATCACCAAAGCTTACAAGAGTGATGTCTCGGTGAGCGTGGTTAAAGATGGCGCCCACTTGAAAACGGTCACCTTCAACTACTATCGTGACGAGAATGGTAAGTTTGACTGGAAAAAATTGGCCACCGGTTTGTTGGCAGGCGCTGCAGTAGGCTTTAGCGGTGTAATGATCTTTGAATTGTTATTTAAGTAGGGAGCGTTGGGATGAATATCGACGCTCAACAACTTAAAGCACTTCGCTCCGCGAAAGCTTGGACGCAACAGCAGCTTGCTGATACGTCGGGGCTTAGTTTGCGAACTATCCAGCGAATTGAACGCTATGGCACCGGCGCAAGTGAATCCGTTTTGTGTATTGCGGCAGCGCTGGATATTGATGCGAGCACCATCATTTCGGATCAAGCTTTTGAGGTGGTCGAAGTGGTTCAAAGCTATAGTTTCGCCCAGTTAATTGGCGGCGTATTGGCGGGTGGTGCAGTTGGCGCCGCCATCGTATTACTGCTAGTGAGCTAATCCTCAGCTCCGTTGTGAGCGTTAGCCGAGATCATTCGGCTAGCGCTCGACATTGCCTCCGTTTACTGTCTATCATTACCTCTTCATTTCCCTATTATTCGTTTTGGCACCGATGTCGGTGACGAAGCTGGGCTGATTCGCTAAATTAAGCAAGGTTGTGATGTGGTGTAAATAGCCTTTAGTCGGACTTTAGCCGCTATCAAAGGCTATTTAATGGCTACGTAAACACCATTTGAGGCATCGAGCTCTTGGTAGGGATTCGGGAAGGTAATCCGAGTGCCCTCTACACGGCTGAATACCGTTTCTAACAGCGCCATAAATTCAGGGTCGGGATCATCGTCTGACCAAAGTGCGAAAACGCCACCAGGTTTTAGCTTATCGGCAATAGCGCGTAACCCTTGCACACTGTAGAAACCTTCATTACTGGCCGTTAGCCAATGTGCAGGGGTGTGATCAATGTCCAGCAATACCGCGTCTAGACAGGCCTGATCGCGTTCGCCATCCAGTGCCCAGGCAAAGAAGTCATCGAGCACCAATTCACAGCGCTCGTCGTAAGTTAGCGCTTTGGCCATCGGGACTAGGCCGCGTTGATGCCAGCTAATTACTGGCGCCATGACATCAATGACTCGCAGCTGTGCAACACGATCATCTTCCAGCGCCGCACCGGCGGTGTAGCCAAGCCCTAGGCCGCCCACCACCACATTAAGTTCATCGCGATCCAGTGCCGCTAAGCCAAGATAGGAAAGTTGTAACTCGGCCTCATAGAAAAGGCTAGACATCAGAAACTCATCATTCATCTTCACCTCGTAGACAATACGATTATTCAACCGTGGTTCGCTACGACGTCGCAGGCTAATAGAGCCAAGCGGTGTTTCCTGATAATCCAGTTCTTCAAACATAGTCGGTACGCCTTTAAGTTCAGCTTCATCATACACTGAGTTATCTCACCGTGGGCACAAAAATAGATCGCTTTGAGTGGCGAGTATCGGTACAGGCCTCAGAGCAATTTCAACTCAATATTGAGCTACTCGGTTAACCTGCAGCGGCCACCATGCCACCATCCACAGTGAGCGTATGCCCAGTTACGTAAGCACCGGCGCGTGAAGACAAATAGATCACGGTACCTGCTGCGTCTTCGTAACTCCCCAGACGTTTGAGCGGCACCGATTCCTTGAGGGCGTCATCGGCTTCAATAATGTGTGCCGTCATTTTGCTCGGGAAGTACCCCGGCGCAATGGCGTTGACCGTGATGAACTCTTCGGCCAGATCAGCGGCCAAGTGACGTGTTAGCTGGTGAACTGCGGCCTTACTGGCTGAATAGCTGTAATTGTTCATCTTCGGGTTGGTTAAACCGTTGATGGATCCAATGTTAATCACCCTAGCAGGGTCCGCTTGGGTAGCGCTTTGTTTGAGTTGCTGGTGGAATTTCTGAACTAGGAAGAAGATTGATTTCACGTTGAGGTCCATGACTTTATCAAAACCTTCCTCGGCGAAGTTATCTATGGTGTCGCCCCAAGCCGCCCCAGCGTTGTTCACGAGAATATCAATGCTGGTCTCGCGCTGACTCACCGCCGCAACGAATTGACTGATACCTTGCGTTGTTGAGAGGTCAGAGGCAATGGCAATGCATTCACCGAATTCACTAAGGCGGGAGGCGGTGGCATTGAGTTCCTCGGCACGACGTGCAGTGATGTAAACCTTGGCGCCAGACTGAAGTAAGCCGGTGGCTATCATCTCACCGATACCGCGTGAACCGCCGGTTACTACTGCTACTTTTCCCGCCACACTAAAGAAATTATTCATTGCAAACTCCGTGATTAGTTAGTGTTTAAAGTGTGCGGTAAGGATAGGTAAATAGCTAGTAACGCAGGTGACAGTGTCTTGTAACGAGCTCACTGGAACAGAGCGCAAGACGGTAAGCTAAGTGATATTAGGAGCAGTGAGGTTAGCCCGTGGGGCCTACTCTCGTCTTTCCGCAAATTGCTCCAGGCCTAGCTAGGGTGTAACGTAAGCGTTCAAATAATAATGAGTAACAAACATGAAAAAATGGTTTCTAGCAGTACTAGTAGTGATATTGGGGTCTGGTACCTACTATTGGCAAACTATTGATCGCGATGTTCGCAGTCTGATCTTGACCTTCCCAACCAACAAAGACCTGCTGTTCTGGACAAACGAACAGCGCGATTATGCCTTCCGAGCCTTGGACAAAGTACCACTGTTAGCCAAGTCCCGTGTGATAGCAAGCGGAGACAATGTCTTGGCGCTGCCTGAAGGCGAGCCATTGGCATTGGATGTGGACGTGGACGCCTACATGGCGGCTCAGCGTGCCGCCGGTATGGTGATTATCCACAAGGGTGCGGTTCGCTATGAAAGCTATCAAAATGCGTTCACCGCCGATGGGCGTTGGACCAGTTTCTCGGTAGCCAAGTCATTTACCTCAACGCTCGTGGGTGCAGCCATTGAAGACGGCTATATTGACAGCATTGATGACAATATAGCCATCTATCTACCGGGATTGGCGGGCTCAGTTTACGACGGCGTATCAATTCGCCAACTGCTGACCATGACCTCGGGTGTCCGCTGGAATGAAGACTATGGTGATCCTGAGTCCGATGTGGCCAAGTTTAATAACCACGTGCCTGAACCGGGTGTGGATACCACAATCTCTTATATGCGCAGTCTTGAGCGCGAAGCCCCGGCGGGGGAAAAGTGGGTGTATAAAACGGGTGAAACCAACCTTATTGGTCTGCTTGTTAGCACGGCAACTAACAAAACCCTTGCCGAGTATCTTTCGGAAAAAATCTGGGCGCCATTCGGCATGGAAGCGGATGCAAGCTGGCTACTCAGTTCCTCTGGGCAGGAGATTAGCGGTTGTTGTATCCAAGCAACGGTGCGAGATTTCGCTAGGATGGGCTTATTTATGCTAGGCGGGGGTGAAGTTCAGGGCGAATCCATTCTACCGGACGGTTGGATTGTTAACGCTACCACCAATCAGGTGGGAAGCGATACGGCTGAAACCGGGTACGGCTACCAGTGGTGGACGCTTGATAACGGTGCTTACATGGCTCGCGGTATCTTCGGCCAAGGGATCTTCATTGATCCAGCGCGAAATCTAGTTATTGCCTCAAACGGTAACTGGGAAGTCGCCAGTGATCGCACGCAAATTCCGGAACGGCTAGCATTTTATCGCGCTGTACAACAGGCAATTGATGCTGAAATAGCGCAATAAAATGCTTGACTGTTGGCGTTTAATTCAAGTTTTAGGCTGCTTTTTAATCACTGGTCATTCGCCAACCATTGCTCCCAACGCCCGTGAATACCGGCTATCGGGAAGTTACCCACAGGGTTGTTAGGTGTTTGCTGGGGGTAAGGG
This DNA window, taken from Umboniibacter marinipuniceus, encodes the following:
- a CDS encoding DUF2235 domain-containing protein — encoded protein: MRKLVVCCDGTWNDATQKGSNEFETTNVARFYNLLDQGQANQRCFYQPGVGTGGFFDRHIGGMYGRGLGKQIMACYQWLVTEYQPGDIIYLIGFSRGAFCARSLAGLINRYGILCNRFDSAKALSKAVKTLYRKGYQYGLEDYQLPRPMDFHPHSTAIGFVGVWDTVGALGIPDDLVLFDLFDAPRRYRFHDVELSPAVLNGRHALAIDEQRSSFFPTLWSNKHHPSVKQVWFAGAHGDVGGGYAERGSADISLAWMIDEACSPHLNGEVPALSFSHDVTAILAPNPEAPIHNTYQGIMRFLLPHPRSIPNLADEVTVHDSVRQRQNADLHPIYRPECGVCTSGVSLTISANEAWNWTGVYIQAGVSYRIQCADEWVDAPLEVASNGIRLPQMRLRILLQLGGSLIDHLEWAVKRIINKQRADLFLSRRIPKEPWFCVMAAIADAPNPSHDGTPPHHKVLRVGKSLTWTAASSGYLYLFANDAWAHYGHNSGSLEVNVEQLSDTESAVFGESAAPSASAESAGSADTLETVDTVDTVDTVEALDTLDTLEAVDTVETLDTLDTLEAVEAAESTETIKESETKTETNNRL
- a CDS encoding helix-turn-helix domain-containing protein, which encodes MNIDAQQLKALRSAKAWTQQQLADTSGLSLRTIQRIERYGTGASESVLCIAAALDIDASTIISDQAFEVVEVVQSYSFAQLIGGVLAGGAVGAAIVLLLVS
- a CDS encoding spermidine synthase yields the protein MFEELDYQETPLGSISLRRRSEPRLNNRIVYEVKMNDEFLMSSLFYEAELQLSYLGLAALDRDELNVVVGGLGLGYTAGAALEDDRVAQLRVIDVMAPVISWHQRGLVPMAKALTYDERCELVLDDFFAWALDGERDQACLDAVLLDIDHTPAHWLTASNEGFYSVQGLRAIADKLKPGGVFALWSDDDPDPEFMALLETVFSRVEGTRITFPNPYQELDASNGVYVAIK
- a CDS encoding SDR family oxidoreductase, producing the protein MNNFFSVAGKVAVVTGGSRGIGEMIATGLLQSGAKVYITARRAEELNATASRLSEFGECIAIASDLSTTQGISQFVAAVSQRETSIDILVNNAGAAWGDTIDNFAEEGFDKVMDLNVKSIFFLVQKFHQQLKQSATQADPARVINIGSINGLTNPKMNNYSYSASKAAVHQLTRHLAADLAEEFITVNAIAPGYFPSKMTAHIIEADDALKESVPLKRLGSYEDAAGTVIYLSSRAGAYVTGHTLTVDGGMVAAAG
- a CDS encoding serine hydrolase domain-containing protein, yielding MKKWFLAVLVVILGSGTYYWQTIDRDVRSLILTFPTNKDLLFWTNEQRDYAFRALDKVPLLAKSRVIASGDNVLALPEGEPLALDVDVDAYMAAQRAAGMVIIHKGAVRYESYQNAFTADGRWTSFSVAKSFTSTLVGAAIEDGYIDSIDDNIAIYLPGLAGSVYDGVSIRQLLTMTSGVRWNEDYGDPESDVAKFNNHVPEPGVDTTISYMRSLEREAPAGEKWVYKTGETNLIGLLVSTATNKTLAEYLSEKIWAPFGMEADASWLLSSSGQEISGCCIQATVRDFARMGLFMLGGGEVQGESILPDGWIVNATTNQVGSDTAETGYGYQWWTLDNGAYMARGIFGQGIFIDPARNLVIASNGNWEVASDRTQIPERLAFYRAVQQAIDAEIAQ